From the genome of Pseudomonas migulae:
GGAACCGCGCACCGCCCAGCGGCGAAGATTCGACCGTAAGCGTGCCGCCCTGCGCCTCCAGCGCCCGACGACTGATCGCCAGCCCCAGGCCAAACCCGCCAGTCGCTCTATCCCGACTGCGGTCCAGGCGATAGAACGGCTCAAAAATCCGCTCGCGTTCATCATCGGGAATGCCGATCCCGTCGTCATCGACCCAGATCTCACACCCCTTCGCACAGACCTGAACACCAATCTGAATGCGTTTCTCGCAATAGCGCATGGCGTTGCGCACCAGGTTCTGAATCGCGCGGGCGGTCAGGCGTGGATCGAGGCTGAAGCGTTCGAGCTGGCCGTGAAGCAGCACGTCAATCACGATGTCCGGCGAGTCCAGTTCCTCGTCGACACTGCCCAGAATGCTGTCGATGAATTCGTCCAGCGACACATCGACCTGTTCCGGCAAACGCGCGGGGTTTTGCAGGCGGCTGTAGGACAGCAGCTCCAGCACCAGTTCGTCGAGTTCACGGATGTGCGCGACCAGGCCTTGCAGGCGTTCGCGACTGGCGGCCGGCAAGTCGTCGGACAGCGCCAGGGCCAGGCCGAAGTCCAGGCGTGTCAGCGGCGTGCGCAACTCGTGGGAGACCGCGTTGAGCAAATCCCGCTGCTGGTTGAGCAGGTTTTCAATATCGCCCGCCATGGTGTCGAACACCTTGGCCAGGCTACCAATGTTGGAATTGGCGGAAATTTTCGTGCGCTCGCTCAAATGACCTTTACCGAAGCGCTCGGCGGTGCCCTTGAGGCGTTCCAGATCGCGCCAGTGCGGACGCAGCCATACCAGCAGGCACGCCAGCATCGTCGCGCCGATCAGCACGTTGATGCTCCAATACAACAAATTGACGTCCAGCGGGTCCGGCGGCACGACCATTTGCACCACGGTTTGCGGGTTCAACGGGGTCACCGCCAAGGTGCGCCAGCCCCAGTCGCCGATGCGCACCACGCTCTCGCCACGCTGCAAACGCTTCTGCTCCGCCAGGGTCAAGCCAGGATCGTCATTGCCGGTCAAAACGATGTGCAGCGGGTCGAATTCCTTGTCCATCTCGCTCGCCAATGCCGGCCATTGCGCCTCGGGCACGGCGTGGAACTGCTTGACGATGAGGGTTTGCAGCCCGCGGGAATAATCGAGGTTGTAGGTGACGAAGCGCTCCTGGAACACCTTGATCACCACGTCCGGCACCAGATAGATCGCCGCGCTGTAAGAGACGATTGTCACCAGATACAGACGAAAGAGGATTCTGAACATTGCCTCAGCATTCCCACTCGGAGCGGCTGAACAGGTAACCCTTGCCCCACACGGTCTTGATCTTGCGCGCCTCACCGGCGTTGTCGTCGAATTTGCGTCGCAATTTGGAGATCGCCACGTCCACCGAGCGGTCGGTACCGTTGAATTCGATACCGCGCAGGCGTTGCAGGATCTGGTCGCGGCTCAGCACTTCGCCGGCATGCCGGGCCAGCACCACCAGCAAGTTGTATTCACCGCTGGACAGCTCGACCGGTTGCTGGCGCCAGGTCACGGTACGCTCGGACAGGTCGATGCACAGGTTGCCCATGAGAATGCGGTCGTTGGCGGTCTGCGGTTCGCTGAGGCTGCTGCGGCGCAGCAGCGTACGGACGCGGGCCAGCAACACCCGGGGTTCGCAGGGTTTGGTGACGTAGTCATCGGCGCCCATTTCCAGGCCCAGCACCTGATCGTGGCTGTCGTCGCGGGCGGTGAGCATCAGGATCGGCAGCGCGGCCGAATCCGCTCGCAGCAAGCGACAGACTTGCAGGCCGTCGAGGCCCGGCAACATCAGGTCGAGGATCACCAGGTCCGGCGGATTGACCCGCGCGCGCTCGCGCACGTGGTCGCCACGGCTGATCACGCTGACGGAGTAGCCGTTGCGTTCCAGGTAGCTGGCAATCAGTTCGGAGAGCGCGGTGTCGTCTTCGACCAGGAGGATGTTGGGCATGGGTGTTTCCAGAAAGTGCAGTGGCGCCTGGTCGGGCCTCTTCGCGGGCAAGCCCGCTCCCACAGGGATTTGTTGTGAACACAGATTTTGTGAACACCATCGGACACTGTGGGAGCGGGCTTGCCCGCGAAGAGGCCCGACCAGG
Proteins encoded in this window:
- a CDS encoding ATP-binding protein gives rise to the protein MFRILFRLYLVTIVSYSAAIYLVPDVVIKVFQERFVTYNLDYSRGLQTLIVKQFHAVPEAQWPALASEMDKEFDPLHIVLTGNDDPGLTLAEQKRLQRGESVVRIGDWGWRTLAVTPLNPQTVVQMVVPPDPLDVNLLYWSINVLIGATMLACLLVWLRPHWRDLERLKGTAERFGKGHLSERTKISANSNIGSLAKVFDTMAGDIENLLNQQRDLLNAVSHELRTPLTRLDFGLALALSDDLPAASRERLQGLVAHIRELDELVLELLSYSRLQNPARLPEQVDVSLDEFIDSILGSVDEELDSPDIVIDVLLHGQLERFSLDPRLTARAIQNLVRNAMRYCEKRIQIGVQVCAKGCEIWVDDDGIGIPDDERERIFEPFYRLDRSRDRATGGFGLGLAISRRALEAQGGTLTVESSPLGGARFRLWLPTPA
- a CDS encoding response regulator transcription factor, coding for MPNILLVEDDTALSELIASYLERNGYSVSVISRGDHVRERARVNPPDLVILDLMLPGLDGLQVCRLLRADSAALPILMLTARDDSHDQVLGLEMGADDYVTKPCEPRVLLARVRTLLRRSSLSEPQTANDRILMGNLCIDLSERTVTWRQQPVELSSGEYNLLVVLARHAGEVLSRDQILQRLRGIEFNGTDRSVDVAISKLRRKFDDNAGEARKIKTVWGKGYLFSRSEWEC